In Lycium ferocissimum isolate CSIRO_LF1 chromosome 7, AGI_CSIRO_Lferr_CH_V1, whole genome shotgun sequence, the sequence TTAGGAATTGATGCACCTCTGTGGTGGACACGCTTAGGGTAGTGATTGCCATAGCCAACAACATAACTCATTTTCCTGGGGTTCTTGCCAAGGATGTAGTCAATCTACAAAATTAGAGAAATGACCAAGTTAAACCCAGCAATGATTTTCACCTTACAACAGAATAGGCAAAGGAAAACTTGCTTATaccaactacaacaacaacatacccagtgcgatcccataagtggggtctggggagggtggggTGTACGCAGACCACCCCTACCTTTGTgtggtagagaggctgtttcggATAGACCCTCCGCTCAAGAAACGTGTTTTTTAAAACAAGTTTGAAAATTACAATAGTAAAAAGGCTATGATGAAAATATCGAAGAAAAGTATTGACAGCAAAAATAGTAAAGGAGAACTTGCTTATACCGTGTCTTTAATATTCTACACACGGGGCTGGACCAAGGCCAAAGCCACCAAGGCAATGGCTTTGGGCCCCATTTTTTATTGAGGTTTATgctaatttgtttaaaaaattattgtcaCTTATGCtacttttatgtagtttctaaatatgtaaattatttttcaaaaaacttaaagattgtatgtctGAATTCAcgataaaaataaagaagttggactcttgaaattcaaattgtgtcacataaattgagacagagggagtgcacaatatttataaaagaaaaaaagagaagaattttttttagtcGCGTGATTGATTATTGTCAgctgaattttttttcaaataaattgatttgaaaaaattgttaaCAATTTTGCATTGTTCTTGACGActataaaatagtaattactGACTTCGCAtctaaaaaaactaaaaaagtaAACTATCTATGACGATctgtctctttaaaaaaaaaaaaaaaaacataaggcCTCTCTCTgaagtttggctttaggcccccAAAATCTTGTTGAGATGGCCCTGTCTACACTCTAGCAGTTAACTATCATTCATTAGCTGTCCCTACACCATATATGAGGCCAATCTAGCCCACTCATCCACAGAACATGATGCAGAGGGAGGTGAAGTTGGTTGAGGAATAGCATATACCACAACCATTGACAAGACAGAGGAGAAGAGAAACCCAAGAATAAGAAAGGAGAATTTTATTAACTTAAGAATAGGAGAGATCATTTACCTGGGTCTCCGCGAATTTACGCAGGACATCAGTGGAGTAGAAATTGGGTCCACAGTACCATCCAGGAGTGTCGGCAGCTGCAAGATAGTCACTAAACAAGGTAGCCAGGAAAGCTGCATTGACTACGTACTGGAGAGGCTGAGGCCTTCCATGGTTTAATTGGATTAGCCCTCCTGTGGAAAGGCCCAAAAGAATTGGTTTAGATTTCAAACTAACAACTTCAAATAACTTTACACGCAAACTGGATAAAAAATGGTTACCTTTTGTGCGATTAAAAGAAGTGAAGATTGGCAAGTAGGAGCACATGATTATGCTAGTCTGGTTGTGAAATGACATTAAGATTTCTTCATAAGGATATCCAGGGCTCAAAAACAGCCTCATACGACTCAGTAGTAcctgaagagaaaatgaaaagcAGCATTATAGCAAAATAATTAGGTCCCTATAAGAAATAAAACCTCCTAGCTTACAAGTCTCAAGAACAATAGCTGCAAAGAAATACTAGAAGAGGCAATATTGACTTACTTGAGCTCCAGTGAGCTTGTTATCCCAGCTGAGCACACCATAATCAGGGCCTCCCCAGAAAGCACCAGCATGTCTGGCAATACCAGGAGTCGTAGCAAGCTGAAGATATGAAGAATTTCCAGTAGCATAATACAGCCAAGCTGCACCCCATATAAACTCATCCCAGTAACCGGTAGAGTTGTAGAAAGTTTCAGCGTCATTGCCGACACTGTATCTACCACGCTGGTCCCTAGAAAATTTGAAGAGAGTTCTAGCACCATGTGAAAGTTTTTGTGAGTAAGCCTTGTTGTCCTTAAAAACAATGGAGGCAGAAGCCAGCGCAGCAGCCATATCTGCAGCGAGGTCCGAGCAGCTGCTACATTCAGTCACGGGACGATCATAATCAATGTCTTCTGGACGCACCCAACAATAATGATCATTGGGCTCAGTCCCTCCGGAAGTATCCCCTTTTCCAACCTAAATAAATGTAACAGAATTCCAATGAGATCAAGTAGTCCGAATAAGTTCAATTTTGATCCAAGCGttgtgaaaataaaatttcatgcaGTCATTGATGCTGATCTGATTTACAAGAAGCAAAGAGGACTCAGATGGCCAAGGCGATGATAACTGGTTAGAGTTGAATACTAATTACTGATTATAGAACAAACTATAACATTCTAGTTGAGAAAATTTGTAATCTATACATTTATTATAATGCAAAATAAATGATAGTTACCTGTGCAGCAATCCGGTCTATGGTATCAGCAGAGTTATTGAACGTCTTCAGGAGATAATCAGTAccccacttaataatatctTTAACATGATTGAGCTCCCCAGCAGCTTCATATTTTGCACTATACTCGATCACACTCCAACTTAACATAGTGAGAGCAAATGACTGAGGGAAATTAAACTTAATCGCATCTCCTGCATCATAATACCCCCCAACCAAGTTTTTGAACATAGTTGAATCATCTGACTTGCCATCTTGCAAACATGAATTCCCCCTCCATGACACATTGTTGTGCTTGGGCAACTTTCCAGCTGTAAATAACAATAGAGGATTAGCAAACAATTGAGCTATAACCACCAACAAAAAGACTAAGTGCATTCAAccactaaattaaaaaaatgaactaCTGAATCCATAAGAGTCTAATGTTACATCATTCAAggcaaaattatatttttacagTTCAAACCAAGCCAAGCCCTCTCTGCCCCACAAAGGTAGAGgcaaggtctgcgtacatcctaccctccccaggccccagaccccacttgtgggattacactgggtatgttgttgttgttgttgtacagtTCAAACTAAGCAGTTGCTGATGCAGTAATCTTCCAATCTTAAGTCAAAAGCGCTTGTCAATTAGCATGTAGAACCATTCCACATCAGATataaaataaatggaaaaaatatcatatttttcatttttcacaaaAAGACCTTGCTCAACTAGTTAACCAAAATTTGGGGGAAATAACCACTACATTAGTGTACATCAATTAAGTCATAAGAGTCTAATGTACATCAATTAAGTCAAAATTAGTGCATCTCAAATCAAGCCACTGCTGATGCAGTAATCTTCCAATCTTATGTCAAAGCCCTTTGTCTATTAGCACGTAGAGTCATTCCACATCCCATataaaataaatggaaaaaaaatcatatttttcataaaatgaCCTTGATCATCttaattaatccaaaatttgggggaaaaataataaatatccaAATCAAA encodes:
- the LOC132064452 gene encoding endoglucanase 25-like, which encodes MSMYGRDPWGGPLEIHAADSATDDDRSRNLQDFDRAALSRNLDETQQSWLLGPTEQKKKKYVDLGCIIVSRKIFKWTVISILAAAFLAGFITMIVKLAPRHKHHKPPPDNYTVALRKALMFFNAQKSGKLPKHNNVSWRGNSCLQDGKSDDSTMFKNLVGGYYDAGDAIKFNFPQSFALTMLSWSVIEYSAKYEAAGELNHVKDIIKWGTDYLLKTFNNSADTIDRIAAQVGKGDTSGGTEPNDHYCWVRPEDIDYDRPVTECSSCSDLAADMAAALASASIVFKDNKAYSQKLSHGARTLFKFSRDQRGRYSVGNDAETFYNSTGYWDEFIWGAAWLYYATGNSSYLQLATTPGIARHAGAFWGGPDYGVLSWDNKLTGAQVLLSRMRLFLSPGYPYEEILMSFHNQTSIIMCSYLPIFTSFNRTKGGLIQLNHGRPQPLQYVVNAAFLATLFSDYLAAADTPGWYCGPNFYSTDVLRKFAETQIDYILGKNPRKMSYVVGYGNHYPKRVHHRGASIPKNKVKYNCKGGWKWRDSSKANPNTIVGAMVAGPDKHDGFHDVRSNYNYTEPTLAGNAGLVAALVALSGDRDVGVDKNTLFSAVPPMFPTPPPPPAPWKP